A portion of the Homalodisca vitripennis isolate AUS2020 chromosome 2, UT_GWSS_2.1, whole genome shotgun sequence genome contains these proteins:
- the LOC124354040 gene encoding uncharacterized protein LOC124354040: MAISRLTIVKFVELALAIAILIIHYQTIEEPVPFSSLVATGTYAGFAVIVVGTFLGFMTGNSINKSVDLFFCVAGAILYILSAWFTYNHFSNWKFNTSHANLGLTKAVLALIQGIVFIVDGFFTFKVE, from the exons atggccATCAGTAGATTGACAATCGTCAAATTCGTCGAACTG GCTCTGGCCATCGCCATTCTCATCATCCATTACCAGACCATCGAGGAGCCAGTGCCCTTCAGCTCTCTCGTAGCTACTGGAACGTACGCCGGCTTCGCCGTCATCGTGGTCGGCACCTTCCTAGGCTTCATGACCGGCAACTCCATCAACAAATCTGTG GACCTGTTCTTCTGCGTTGCCGGAGCCATCCTCTACATTCTCTCGGCCTGGTTCACATACAACCACTTCTCTAACTGGAAGTTCAACACCAGCCATGCCAACCTCGGACTCACCAAGGCCGTTTTGGCTCTCATCCAGGGCATCGTCTTCATCGTAGATGGCTTCTTTACGTTCAAGGTCGAATAA